The following are encoded in a window of Pseudomonas multiresinivorans genomic DNA:
- a CDS encoding SO2930 family diheme c-type cytochrome, whose amino-acid sequence MMKPASFLLSLALAAALAGALAGCGQESKPRYQPEGDDYPEKLSGWGMLHLADGHLTPAAEVLPYDLNTPLFTDYAHKLRTVWMPEGQSAQYAEDRFDYPVGTVLTKTFYYPRDAQGNLLQNSQDDRDPMAGLDMGKVHLVETRVLVRQKDGWAALPYVWNADQSEATLELAGDSPALELTAEDGKKTAFTYMVPDANQCSECHAEQKGGGIAPLGPKARHLNKDFAYAEGSENQLQHWQARGFLKGLPALAQVPQNALWGHPRPGEDLEKQARSYLDANCSHCHNPKGAARTSGLHLDPHTPVSIAYGLCKPPVAAGGGTGGRLEDIHPGSPDKSVLSYRVGSDKPGDMMPELGRTLVHREGLELLNRWIASLPGDC is encoded by the coding sequence ATGATGAAACCCGCTTCGTTCCTGTTGTCGCTCGCCCTGGCCGCTGCCCTTGCTGGTGCACTGGCCGGGTGCGGGCAGGAGAGCAAGCCGCGTTATCAACCCGAAGGCGACGACTACCCGGAAAAGCTCAGCGGCTGGGGCATGCTGCACCTGGCGGACGGCCACCTGACGCCGGCCGCCGAGGTGTTGCCGTATGACCTCAACACCCCGCTGTTCACCGATTACGCGCACAAGCTGCGCACCGTTTGGATGCCCGAAGGCCAGTCGGCGCAGTACGCCGAGGACCGCTTCGACTACCCCGTCGGCACCGTGCTGACCAAGACCTTCTATTACCCCAGGGACGCCCAGGGCAACCTGCTGCAGAACAGCCAGGACGACCGCGACCCCATGGCCGGGCTGGACATGGGCAAGGTCCACCTGGTGGAAACCCGTGTGCTGGTGCGGCAGAAGGACGGCTGGGCGGCGCTGCCCTACGTGTGGAATGCCGACCAGAGCGAGGCGACCCTGGAGCTCGCCGGCGACAGCCCGGCGCTGGAATTGACCGCTGAGGATGGCAAGAAGACCGCCTTCACCTACATGGTGCCGGACGCCAATCAGTGCTCCGAATGCCACGCCGAACAGAAGGGCGGCGGCATCGCCCCGCTGGGGCCCAAGGCGCGGCACCTGAACAAGGACTTCGCCTACGCCGAGGGCAGCGAAAACCAGCTGCAGCACTGGCAGGCACGCGGCTTCCTCAAGGGCCTGCCGGCGTTGGCGCAGGTGCCGCAGAACGCCTTGTGGGGCCATCCGCGTCCCGGTGAGGACCTGGAGAAACAGGCGCGCAGCTACCTCGACGCCAACTGCTCGCACTGCCACAACCCCAAGGGCGCGGCGCGTACCTCGGGTTTGCACCTTGACCCGCACACGCCGGTCTCCATCGCCTATGGCCTCTGCAAGCCACCGGTGGCGGCAGGCGGCGGCACGGGCGGGCGGCTGGAGGACATCCATCCCGGCAGCCCGGACAAATCCGTACTCAGCTACCGGGTCGGCAGCGACAAGCCGGGCGACATGATGCCCGAGCTGGGCCGCACCCTGGTGCATCGCGAGGGGCTGGAACTGCTCAATCGCTGGATCGCCTCGCTACCCGGCGACTGCTAG
- the pilV gene encoding type IV pilus modification protein PilV: MQSRLPARGFTLVELLVSVVILSIGLLGLAGLQNVGVAASYSALQRSQASWLASEMSDLLRANLPAARAGAYNLAFAEPTGDCPAVSGSSRAQLDLSQWRNTVCTALGGSGGGSIRVSRSGDLYRVEIAIRWDDSRARGRWPGADEHWETFIYRTSL, encoded by the coding sequence ATGCAAAGTCGCTTGCCGGCCAGGGGCTTCACCCTGGTCGAACTGCTCGTTTCAGTGGTGATCCTGTCCATCGGCCTGCTGGGGCTGGCGGGCCTGCAGAATGTCGGAGTGGCCGCCAGCTACAGCGCGCTGCAGCGCTCGCAGGCTTCCTGGCTGGCCAGCGAGATGAGCGACCTCCTGCGGGCGAACCTGCCGGCGGCCCGCGCAGGCGCCTATAACCTTGCCTTCGCCGAGCCGACCGGCGATTGCCCGGCAGTCTCCGGCAGCAGTCGTGCGCAACTCGATCTCAGCCAGTGGCGCAATACGGTCTGCACGGCGCTGGGCGGATCAGGCGGCGGCTCGATTCGGGTGTCCCGCAGCGGCGATCTGTACCGCGTGGAGATCGCTATCCGCTGGGACGACAGCCGTGCTCGAGGGCGATGGCCCGGCGCTGACGAGCATTGGGAAACCTTTATCTATCGCACCTCACTCTGA
- a CDS encoding pilus assembly PilX family protein: protein MKRWRVERGAVLLVTLVMLLLLTLIGLAGMRLASLEERMAGNLRDRQMAFQEAESALRAGELAARDLFRRVHLDAAAYDVAAEISTREAGAPDLARQPNYQLKFLRLLNNEGLEVGMGTAAYGVAVEVSAAGYGARRQPSGEPVSRARLRSIYFIR from the coding sequence ATGAAGCGTTGGCGCGTCGAGCGCGGCGCAGTGCTGCTGGTCACCCTGGTGATGCTGTTGCTGCTGACGCTCATCGGTCTGGCCGGCATGCGCCTGGCAAGCCTGGAGGAGCGCATGGCTGGGAATCTGCGTGATCGTCAAATGGCATTCCAGGAAGCCGAGTCCGCGCTGCGTGCGGGCGAGCTGGCCGCACGCGACCTCTTCAGGCGCGTTCATCTCGACGCCGCTGCCTACGACGTTGCCGCGGAGATTTCGACGCGAGAAGCAGGCGCCCCCGATCTCGCTCGCCAACCGAATTACCAATTGAAGTTCCTGCGGCTGCTGAACAACGAAGGCTTGGAAGTGGGCATGGGTACGGCTGCGTATGGCGTGGCAGTGGAGGTGAGCGCAGCGGGCTACGGTGCGCGCCGCCAGCCTTCGGGCGAACCGGTCTCCCGTGCGCGGTTGCGCAGCATCTACTTCATTCGCTGA
- a CDS encoding bacteriohemerythrin, translated as MSFMPWNDEFVIGIERIDEQHRWLVDLTNALYDSLNGPEDEGQPIGELLEQLVEYTMNHFIVEEVLFQRLGYPEEEAHRAEHDRFNRQIIDLLYRHEDGEVVSVEALELLKSWLIHHILKVDKAYVAFFKGKGVTA; from the coding sequence ATGAGCTTCATGCCCTGGAACGACGAGTTCGTGATCGGAATCGAGCGGATCGATGAACAGCACCGCTGGCTGGTCGACCTCACCAATGCGCTGTACGACAGCCTGAACGGCCCGGAGGACGAGGGCCAGCCCATCGGCGAGCTGCTGGAGCAACTGGTGGAGTACACGATGAACCACTTCATCGTCGAGGAAGTGCTGTTCCAGCGCCTGGGCTATCCCGAGGAGGAAGCGCACCGGGCCGAGCACGATCGTTTCAATCGGCAGATCATCGACCTGCTGTATCGCCACGAGGATGGCGAGGTCGTCTCGGTCGAGGCCCTGGAACTGCTCAAGTCCTGGCTGATCCACCATATCCTGAAGGTGGACAAGGCTTACGTGGCGTTCTTCAAAGGAAAAGGCGTGACCGCTTAG
- a CDS encoding YgiQ family radical SAM protein → MQAAKPLFDYPKFWAECFGPAPFLPMSKEEMDQLGWDSCDIIIVTGDAYVDHPSFGMAIIGRLLEAQGFRVGIIAQPDWRSKDDFMKLGQPNLFFGVAAGNMDSMINRYTADKKIRSDDAYTPGGLAGRRPDRASLVYSQRCKEAFSETPVILGGIEASLRRIAHYDYWQDKVRRSILMDATADILLYGNAERAVVEIAQRMAAGEKVEQITDVRGTAFVRRDTPEGWFEVDSTRIDRPGKVDKIINPYVNTQDTAACAIEQEKGEQEDPNEAKVVQLLAHPRLERERTVIRLPSFEKVRSDAVLYAHANRVLHLETNPGNARALVQKHGEVDVWFNPPPIPMSTEEMDYVFGMPYARVPHPLYGKEKIPAYEMIRFSVNIMRGCFGGCTFCSITEHEGRIIQNRSHESILAEIEAMRKVPGFTGVVSDLGGPTANMYRIACKDPEIERHCRKPSCVWPGICENLNTDHSSLIELYRKARALPGVKKILIASGLRYDLAVQSPEYVKELVTHHVGGYLKIAPEHTEEGPLSKMMKPGIGTYDAFKRMFEKFSKEAGKEQYLIPYFIAAHPGTTDEDMMNLALWLKRNGFRADQVQAFYPSPMASATAMYHSGKNPLRKVTYKSDGVTIVKSDQQRRLHKAFLRYHDPKGWPMLREALERMGRADLIGNGKHHLIPTYQPQTDEYQSARRKNSTPAGSKKTGKPLLTQHTGLPPRASNGSKPWNKAEEGKATGYAKGKKRTTKRQPNIPR, encoded by the coding sequence ATGCAAGCCGCCAAGCCGCTGTTCGACTATCCCAAGTTCTGGGCCGAGTGTTTCGGTCCGGCGCCGTTCCTGCCCATGAGCAAGGAAGAGATGGATCAGCTGGGTTGGGATTCCTGCGACATCATCATCGTCACCGGGGACGCCTACGTCGACCATCCGTCGTTCGGCATGGCCATTATCGGCCGCCTGCTGGAAGCCCAGGGCTTCCGCGTGGGCATCATCGCCCAGCCGGACTGGCGTTCGAAGGACGACTTCATGAAGCTCGGCCAGCCGAACCTGTTCTTCGGCGTGGCGGCGGGCAACATGGACTCGATGATCAACCGCTACACCGCGGACAAGAAGATCCGCAGCGATGACGCCTACACCCCGGGCGGCCTGGCCGGTCGTCGCCCGGATCGCGCCAGCCTGGTCTACAGCCAGCGCTGCAAGGAAGCCTTCAGCGAGACCCCGGTCATCCTCGGCGGCATCGAGGCTTCGCTGCGCCGCATTGCGCACTACGACTACTGGCAGGACAAGGTGCGCCGCTCCATCCTGATGGACGCTACCGCCGATATCCTGCTGTACGGCAACGCCGAGCGCGCCGTGGTGGAGATCGCCCAGCGCATGGCTGCCGGCGAGAAGGTCGAGCAGATCACCGACGTGCGCGGTACCGCCTTCGTGCGCCGCGACACCCCCGAAGGCTGGTTCGAGGTGGACTCCACCCGCATCGACCGTCCGGGCAAGGTCGACAAGATCATCAACCCCTACGTGAACACCCAGGACACCGCCGCCTGCGCCATCGAGCAGGAGAAAGGCGAGCAGGAAGACCCGAACGAAGCCAAGGTCGTGCAACTGCTGGCGCACCCGCGCCTGGAGCGCGAGCGCACGGTGATCCGTCTGCCGTCCTTCGAGAAAGTCCGTAGTGACGCGGTGCTCTATGCCCACGCCAACCGCGTGCTGCACCTCGAAACCAACCCGGGCAACGCCCGCGCACTGGTGCAGAAGCATGGCGAAGTGGACGTGTGGTTCAACCCGCCGCCCATCCCGATGAGCACCGAGGAGATGGACTACGTGTTCGGCATGCCCTATGCGCGCGTGCCGCACCCGCTGTATGGCAAGGAGAAGATCCCGGCCTACGAGATGATCCGATTCTCGGTGAACATCATGCGTGGCTGCTTCGGTGGCTGCACCTTCTGCTCGATCACCGAGCACGAAGGGCGGATCATCCAGAACCGCTCCCACGAGTCGATCCTTGCTGAGATCGAGGCAATGCGGAAGGTGCCGGGCTTCACCGGTGTGGTATCCGACCTCGGCGGGCCGACCGCCAACATGTACCGCATCGCCTGCAAGGACCCGGAAATCGAGCGTCACTGCCGCAAGCCGTCCTGCGTGTGGCCGGGCATCTGCGAGAACCTCAACACCGACCACTCCTCGCTCATCGAGCTGTACCGCAAGGCTCGTGCCCTGCCGGGCGTGAAGAAGATCCTGATCGCCTCCGGCCTGCGCTACGACCTGGCGGTGCAGTCGCCCGAGTACGTCAAGGAACTGGTGACGCACCACGTCGGCGGCTACCTGAAGATCGCCCCGGAGCACACCGAGGAAGGCCCGCTGTCGAAGATGATGAAGCCAGGCATCGGCACCTACGACGCCTTCAAGCGCATGTTCGAGAAGTTCTCCAAGGAGGCGGGCAAGGAGCAGTACCTGATCCCGTACTTCATCGCGGCGCATCCGGGCACCACCGACGAGGACATGATGAACCTCGCCCTGTGGCTCAAGCGCAACGGCTTCCGCGCGGACCAGGTGCAGGCGTTCTATCCCTCGCCCATGGCCAGCGCGACCGCCATGTACCACTCGGGCAAGAACCCGCTGCGCAAGGTGACCTACAAGAGCGACGGCGTGACCATCGTCAAGAGCGACCAGCAGCGCCGCCTGCACAAGGCCTTCCTGCGCTACCACGACCCGAAGGGCTGGCCGATGCTGCGCGAGGCGCTGGAGCGCATGGGCCGCGCCGATCTGATCGGCAACGGCAAGCACCACCTGATCCCGACCTACCAGCCGCAGACCGACGAATACCAGAGCGCGCGCCGCAAGAACTCGACCCCGGCCGGCAGCAAGAAGACCGGCAAGCCGCTGCTGACCCAGCACACCGGCCTGCCGCCGCGCGCCAGCAACGGCTCCAAGCCGTGGAACAAGGCCGAGGAAGGCAAGGCCACCGGCTACGCCAAGGGCAAGAAGCGCACCACCAAGCGCCAGCCCAATATTCCGCGCTGA
- a CDS encoding mechanosensitive ion channel family protein, with translation MDDTNIINVGTEKINALWATVSQYALAFGVKILVAILFWVLGRWLISFAVNLVEKALARQSVDPTVLRYVGSFITVTLNILLVVGILGYFGVQTTSLAALIAAIGLAIGMAWSGLLANLAAGGFIIVLRPFKVGDFICAGGVTGTVKEIGLFATAINTPDNVMTLVGNNKIFSDNIQNFTHNPYRRVELKAQLSGAADWQAAAAVLKQRIAAVPNVLSDPPVDVEILEFNLVGPVLAVRPYCHNDAYWQVYFDTNRTIKEALGTDFPAPMPAQTVIVQQSANG, from the coding sequence ATGGACGATACGAACATCATCAACGTGGGTACGGAGAAGATCAACGCACTGTGGGCGACGGTTTCGCAGTACGCGCTCGCGTTCGGTGTGAAAATTCTCGTAGCCATTCTTTTCTGGGTGCTCGGTCGCTGGCTGATCAGCTTCGCCGTCAATCTGGTGGAAAAGGCACTGGCCAGGCAGAGCGTCGATCCGACGGTGCTGCGCTACGTCGGCTCCTTCATCACCGTCACCCTGAACATCCTTCTGGTCGTCGGCATCCTCGGCTATTTCGGCGTGCAGACCACCAGCCTCGCGGCGCTGATCGCCGCCATCGGCCTGGCTATCGGCATGGCCTGGTCGGGGCTGCTGGCGAACCTGGCGGCCGGCGGCTTCATCATCGTGTTGCGCCCATTCAAGGTGGGCGACTTCATCTGCGCCGGCGGCGTCACCGGCACCGTGAAGGAGATCGGCCTGTTCGCCACCGCGATCAACACCCCGGACAACGTGATGACCCTGGTGGGCAACAACAAGATCTTCAGCGACAACATCCAGAACTTCACCCACAACCCGTACCGTCGCGTGGAGCTCAAGGCGCAGCTCTCTGGCGCCGCCGACTGGCAGGCCGCGGCGGCCGTGCTCAAGCAGCGCATCGCGGCCGTCCCCAACGTACTGAGCGATCCGCCGGTGGACGTGGAAATTCTCGAGTTCAACCTCGTCGGCCCTGTGCTGGCAGTACGTCCGTACTGCCACAACGACGCCTACTGGCAGGTCTACTTCGACACCAACCGCACCATCAAGGAAGCCTTGGGCACTGACTTCCCGGCACCGATGCCGGCGCAGACGGTGATCGTGCAGCAGTCGGCCAACGGTTGA
- a CDS encoding PilW family protein, producing the protein MDATFQRGLSLVELLIAMALSLLLMAGVIEVLLSSKQTYHASLALAELQESGRFAFDILAQDLRTAGFVSACPSGVVNASGAGAAQFALERAGIEGYGSGMTAPAWVPSGKLANTDALLLRYVGEPALAVRSVIGNQVTLASAGALAGAYYLLSDLQSCLLMRNAGSASTLVANRALGHFLASATHAYPYRYAIYWIGKGEGGSPGLFVTYNSESSDKQQTDELVSGVAGLSLRYGVTGEGGDAVAIYKAAREMAATDWSRVRTVRVSLLLQSLTRNVDEAPTSLVFDGRTLSANAERRLRLVMSSTTVLRNSVRAE; encoded by the coding sequence ATGGACGCCACTTTCCAGCGCGGCCTGTCGTTAGTGGAGTTGCTGATCGCCATGGCACTCAGTCTGCTGCTCATGGCGGGGGTGATCGAAGTGCTGTTGAGCAGCAAACAGACCTACCACGCCAGCCTGGCCCTGGCTGAGCTTCAGGAAAGCGGCCGTTTCGCCTTCGACATCCTCGCACAGGACCTGCGCACTGCCGGGTTCGTCAGTGCTTGTCCGTCCGGCGTGGTGAATGCCAGCGGGGCTGGCGCTGCGCAGTTCGCCCTGGAAAGGGCGGGCATCGAAGGCTACGGCAGCGGCATGACGGCGCCGGCCTGGGTGCCCTCCGGGAAATTGGCGAATACGGATGCGTTGTTGCTGCGCTATGTCGGCGAGCCCGCTCTTGCGGTGCGCTCGGTCATTGGCAATCAGGTCACCCTGGCATCCGCTGGTGCCTTGGCCGGGGCGTATTACCTGCTCTCTGATCTGCAGTCCTGCCTGCTGATGCGAAACGCCGGCAGCGCGAGCACCCTGGTCGCGAACCGCGCGCTGGGTCACTTCCTGGCCTCGGCCACCCACGCCTATCCCTATCGCTACGCCATCTACTGGATCGGCAAGGGGGAAGGGGGCTCGCCAGGCCTCTTCGTCACCTACAACAGCGAGAGCAGCGACAAGCAACAGACCGACGAACTGGTCTCCGGCGTGGCTGGGCTAAGCCTGCGCTATGGCGTTACCGGCGAGGGCGGCGACGCAGTCGCGATCTACAAGGCCGCGAGGGAGATGGCCGCTACCGACTGGAGCAGGGTGCGCACGGTGCGGGTCAGCCTGCTGTTGCAGAGCCTGACCCGCAACGTTGACGAGGCGCCGACTTCGCTGGTGTTCGACGGACGAACGCTGAGCGCCAACGCGGAGCGTCGTCTGCGTTTGGTGATGAGCAGCACCACTGTGCTGCGCAATTCGGTGAGGGCCGAATGA
- a CDS encoding parallel beta-helix domain-containing protein gives MRLATLSLLALSVALAACGEGDKPTAAVSADFQKDLQARLIKAKAGDVIDIPAGTYHLDRSLSLKVDGVTIRGAGMDKTILSFKNQKAGAEGLFVDASDFTIESLAIEDTKGDGLKVIGGKNIVIRNIRTEWTNGPATENGGYGIYPVQTENTLLEGNVAIGASDSGIYVGQSRNVVVRNNRAERNVAGIEIENTIGADVYNNVATDNTGGILVFNMPNLPQPGRGTRVFDNDVQGNNHENFGHKGTPVASVPAGSGVVVNSNDDVEIFDNKIGNHKTANVIVSSYFSTGYSGKATQPNFDPYPEGIFIHGNTFGPGGDSPDHLELKALKIAKFGLNGRLPDILWDGYFNDKKLVDGKLPEALAICIDNGNAGIVNVDGPNGYKNISTDMSSHQCKLKPLPKIEQAGLGEKGNKA, from the coding sequence ATGCGTCTCGCCACTCTTTCCCTTCTCGCTCTCTCCGTTGCCCTGGCCGCCTGCGGCGAAGGCGACAAGCCCACCGCTGCCGTCAGCGCCGACTTCCAGAAAGACCTGCAGGCGCGCCTGATCAAGGCCAAGGCCGGCGATGTCATCGACATTCCCGCCGGCACCTACCACCTGGACCGCAGCCTGAGCCTGAAGGTGGACGGCGTGACCATTCGCGGCGCCGGGATGGACAAGACCATCCTCAGCTTCAAGAACCAGAAGGCCGGTGCCGAGGGCCTGTTCGTCGATGCCTCGGACTTCACCATCGAGAGCCTGGCCATCGAGGACACCAAGGGCGACGGCCTGAAGGTCATCGGTGGCAAGAACATCGTCATCCGCAACATCCGCACCGAATGGACCAACGGCCCGGCTACCGAGAACGGCGGCTACGGCATCTACCCGGTACAGACCGAAAACACGTTGCTCGAAGGCAACGTCGCGATCGGCGCCTCCGACTCGGGTATCTATGTCGGCCAGTCGCGCAACGTGGTCGTGCGCAACAACCGCGCCGAGCGCAACGTCGCCGGTATCGAGATCGAGAACACCATCGGCGCCGACGTCTACAACAACGTCGCCACCGACAATACCGGTGGCATCCTCGTCTTCAACATGCCCAACCTGCCGCAGCCGGGACGCGGCACCCGCGTCTTCGACAACGATGTGCAGGGCAACAACCACGAGAACTTCGGCCACAAGGGCACCCCGGTGGCGAGCGTGCCGGCGGGCTCGGGCGTGGTGGTGAACTCCAACGATGACGTGGAGATCTTCGACAACAAGATTGGCAACCACAAGACCGCCAACGTCATCGTCAGCAGCTACTTCAGCACCGGTTATTCGGGCAAGGCGACCCAGCCCAACTTCGACCCGTACCCCGAAGGCATCTTCATCCACGGCAACACCTTCGGCCCGGGCGGCGACAGCCCTGACCACCTGGAACTCAAGGCCCTGAAGATCGCCAAGTTCGGTCTCAACGGGCGCCTGCCGGACATCCTCTGGGACGGCTACTTCAACGACAAGAAACTGGTCGACGGCAAGCTTCCGGAAGCCCTGGCCATCTGCATCGACAACGGCAATGCCGGCATCGTCAACGTCGACGGTCCCAACGGCTACAAGAACATCAGCACCGACATGAGCAGCCACCAGTGCAAGCTCAAGCCGCTGCCGAAGATCGAACAGGCCGGCCTCGGCGAGAAGGGCAACAAGGCATGA